In the genome of Coraliomargarita algicola, one region contains:
- a CDS encoding PEP-CTERM sorting domain-containing protein produces the protein MINTKIKSLQATLFSLALTLGLSSASASIIINPNTPISNVAANAGSSLSYLVSGTQNGGGSSLTYDASSTTLATGTDVSIALATTETLDGVANSYVTPANNPDYFTSGTAPILTFTLGDVYDDIDSIILWNYTHDNESNQTKDFSVSFYSDTDASIQVGDTYSATMLERPGAASSVAAEQFIFGEGIVYSGIQSFTVTLSSNHSGNRVGLSEVRLTQVPEPETFALLGGMCALGFVMLRRRAK, from the coding sequence ATGATTAACACAAAAATCAAATCTCTTCAGGCGACTCTTTTCAGCCTGGCTCTGACGCTTGGCCTTTCGTCGGCTAGCGCCTCCATAATCATCAACCCAAATACTCCCATTTCAAATGTGGCGGCTAACGCGGGATCCAGCCTAAGCTACCTCGTGAGCGGCACGCAAAATGGAGGCGGCAGCAGCCTTACTTACGATGCTAGTTCCACGACTCTAGCCACTGGCACTGACGTAAGCATTGCACTGGCTACGACGGAGACTCTGGATGGGGTTGCCAACAGCTATGTCACCCCCGCAAATAATCCGGATTATTTTACATCAGGCACGGCCCCCATATTGACCTTCACTCTAGGTGATGTTTACGACGACATCGATTCCATTATTTTATGGAATTACACGCATGATAACGAATCCAATCAAACCAAAGACTTTTCTGTATCATTCTATAGCGACACCGATGCTTCGATTCAAGTAGGCGACACATACTCGGCCACGATGCTAGAGCGTCCGGGTGCCGCGAGCAGCGTGGCAGCAGAGCAATTTATCTTTGGTGAAGGCATTGTCTACAGCGGCATACAATCCTTCACAGTCACACTTTCGAGCAACCATAGCGGCAACCGCGTAGGACTCTCTGAAGTTCGCCTCACTCAAGTACCTGAGCCAGAAACCTTCGCCCTGCTTGGCGGGATGTGCGCCCTCGGCTTTGTCATGCTGCGCCGACGCGCAAAATAG